A single window of Tiliqua scincoides isolate rTilSci1 chromosome 10, rTilSci1.hap2, whole genome shotgun sequence DNA harbors:
- the ZNF593 gene encoding zinc finger protein 593, with protein MAPGSSRRTGAHRARSLGRQLKAKRRRPDLDEIHADLRPGSAARLREPDPDLPGAGRHRCLHCARCFVDAKSRTEHLRSKAHKKRLKQLSEEPYTQEEAERAAGMGSYIPPKKVEVCMQPLDEMEESTVTFTGQAGLPSGPSENL; from the exons aTGGCCCCCGGGAGCAGCCGCAGGACCGGCGCGCACCGGGCGCGCTCGCTGGGCCGGCAGCTGAAGGCGAAGCGGCGGCGCCCGGACCTGGACGAGATCCACGCCGACCTGCGGCCCGGGAGCGCAGCGAGGCTGCGCGAGCCCGACCCGGACCTGCCCGGCGCCGGCCGGCACCGCTGCCTGCActgcgc GCGCTGCTTCGTGGACGCCAAGAGCAGGACGGAGCACCTCCGCTCCAAGGCCCACAAGAAGAG atTGAAACAGCTGAGTGAAGAGCCGTATACCCAAGAAGAGGCTGagagagcagctggaatggggTCCTACATTCCTCCCAAGAAAGTTGAAGTCTGTATGCAACCCCTTGATGAGATGGAGGAATCAACTGTGACTTTCACAGGCCAAGCAGGGCTGCCCTCTGGTCCTTCTGAAAACCTTTGA